The following DNA comes from Cryptococcus deuterogattii R265 chromosome 2, complete sequence.
GTCGTCGGCTGTTCAAGCGAGTTGTCAAAAAACGTCTTCCATATCGTTTGATAACTGCTATGTGACCATACGGCCTAAACCTGACTGCTTTATACTATAAGAGAATGCAAGACCGAAAATATTCAAAGATACAGCTGAAATGGAGTTTTGGAGAAACTTCTCACGATGTTTTTGTTTGGCTGGCGCGACGCGTGTTTTGATGATGTAATACGCTGGCGCGAGGCGCCTGACCCATTATTGTTTGTGGcttctatcttctctttccattcaCTGTACATTTCTTTGACGTATAATCATGGGCAGAGAGATCATCAACGTATCTGGTGAGTAGTTTGCGTAGTAGAGTCAAAATAATGCTGATAAATGTCTGTAGTCGGCCAAGGTCAGTGTGGTCTGCGTCGACGAAGAGCGTTGTGCTAATTGTTTCCGTAAAGCCGGTAACCAGATCGGTACTGCGTTCTGGGAGAACATCCTCCAGGTAAGTGCGGAAGATAATGTGATTATGATGTACGTTAATATTGGACATCTAGGAACACGGTCTTGACAGTAAGCCAACAAATTTCGTCGcaagaaaacaaaaatTGATTACCCATGATAGAGAGCGGTAAAGCCATCAGCGACGATCCTCACATCCTTGACAAAGGTGCGTCTGCCAGACTGATACATCAAAAGCTGATTTTCTCCCTAGTCGACGTCTACTTTACCGAAGCATCCAACAAGAAATACGTCCCCCGATCCATCCAAGTCGATCTCGAGCCCGGAGTTGTCGACCTCGTCCGTTCCGGCCCTCTTGCCAACCTCTTCAGGCCCGATACCTTTGTTCACGGAGAGTCTGGGGCTGGTAACAACTGGGCCAAGGGTTACTACACCGAAGGAGCTGAGCTTGTTGACCCTGTGCTCGATGTCTTGAGGCAACAGGCGGAAAACTCTGACTCTCTCCAAGGTTTCCAGGTTCTGCATTGTGAGTCTAAACCGCTCGACATCGCACCTTGGCTGACGTACATTTTAGCCCTTGGTGGCGGCACCGGTTCCGGACTTGGtgctctccttctcgacaAGATCAGGGAAGAATACCCTGACCGGATGCTTGCTacattctccatctttccttcccccaAGGTCTCTGAGACCGTTGTCGAGCCTTACAACGCTGTCCTCTCAACACATATTTTGGTTGATAACAGTGACATTACCTGCTGTATTGACGTAAGTATTCTTGCTTTAATCTTGGCGGCATGCAATCATCTGACATCGCACAGAACGAAGCACTGTACAACATCTGCGTCTCTGATTTGAAAATCCAGTCTCCAGAGTACAAGGACTTGAATTCTTTGATTGCCAAGGTCATGGCTGGTTTCACTAGTAAGTCGGTCCTTTGTTTGTGGATCGCATGCTAATCACGTACGGGTAGCTACTTTACGTTTGTAAGTCATCTAAGAAAATACAGATGGACTACAAAAGCCTAATTTTGTTAGCCCGGGTGTCCTTAACTCCGATCTTCGAAAGCTGGCGGTTAACATGGGTGAGCACTCTGAACGTACCTAAAGCCGCCCGACTAAATTATCACCTagttccttttcctcgtctGCACTTCTTCACCGCCGGTTACGCCCCTCTTGTCGCTAATGCTTCCAAGTCTTACACCGTATGTCCACTTATCACCTTGTTGAAGAATCTCTCCTCATAATGGTATAGGCTTCCAATGTGCATGAGCTCACCGCTGCTATTTTCCAAAAACGAAGCTTGCTTGCGGCCATCGACCCCTTGTTTGGTAAATACTTGACCGTCTCTGTCGCTTACCGTGGCAAGCTCAGTATGAGGGACAGTGAGTCTTTTCTATACGTAGGTCCCGTCTTTTACTGACAGTTTTTCAGTCGAGAATGCTGTCTGGGACTTCCACAACAAGGTGAGTATTGTGTCGAACTTGTGATGCCACCTCTCATTATTGATCTTTGATAGAACTCTGAGCACTTTGTTCCCTGGGTAAGCTCACTCAATGACCACAAGTATATTTTTGAGCGGGAATGGCTAACTGTTGGTTGTAGATCCCCAATAGCTCTCTCACTACCCTTTGTACCGTTCCTCCTCTCGGACAAACAGCTGCCGCAACTCTTGTCGCCAACACTACCGCCATCAGCGGTATGTTCTCTCATTTTATTCTGTTCTCATAGTTCTTTGGAATCGCAAACTGACCACGATGGATTTGCCGTTTGTAGAGGTATTCAAGCGCTCTCACACCCAGTTCAGGAGTCTTTTTAGGAGAAGAGCGTTCACCCACTGGTACACTGGTGAGGGAATGTAAGTTATTAACACCTTCAAAACGCATCCTAGACGAGATGAGAATACTGATCAAAATAAATCTCATAGGGACGAGCAAGAGTTTACTGAGGCCGAAGCGAACCTTTCAGACTTGTGTACCGAGTATGACCAATGTATGTCCCtcgttcttctccacttttccCGACGCTGTATTACAATGGCTAACCTTGCTTGTTTTCCCTGTTAACAGATGCGTCTGCCGatcttgaagaggaggagtaCGAGCTCGAGGGCGAGGGcgagggtgagggtgagggCGAGGGCGAGCAGGTtgtggaggagggcgagtACTACGAAGAATAGACGTTTCTATCATCTTAGTTCGCCGTCCGTTGTCTGGAATTTTTCGTAAAGCAGgcagagagatgaggaaaagaggtaTATTAACCAAGAATGGATCTAGCAATAGAACCTGTTGGATGTGTGGCCACGTTTCACTTGACATGTTGAAGTTGCAAGATCGACGGAGCAAACATGAGTGAGCCATGTCAAAAAACCGATCACAGTCTCAGTTTTGCAGTCTAAAAAGGAACGATAAGGATGCTGAAAAATTGTACAACATGTGCATCATTAACCCAAAAAGAACAAGTGGCTGAAAAGAACCAAAAGAACTAAGGACAAGATATAGCGTACATAATTCGTTGTAGATATGTTGCTAATCAACAAAACCAAACTGTAATAGAAAATATTCCTATAGAACGCAAAAGTCCTATAGAACAAAAGTCtatttccatcatcaatgACCATATCTTCTCGGCCTTCAAGCTTAAAATAAAACTCACCTGTCCACCATCCCTAATCCTCACTTCCAAcagcttcttcgccttttctctccaaTCACCTTCTACCATCTCCACCATTTTCTCTAGCACGAATTCCCAGTTCATGTATGGTGGGACGAAGGATTCAATCGGGTCTGCTAGCGCGGCATGCACGGCGAGACGAAGGGCGGTGAGATTGTGCGCCGGGACGGAATAGACGTATGGTCTGAATGTAAGTGggcagaaggaaaaagtaTTAAATTTCGGGGTTTAAAACTGAGTGAAAAGGGAGGCTTACGGATCGAGGTCAGTCATGTGCCATTGTTGGGCGTGCCATTTGGTACGATTCAGAGGGTCGGTCTCATCCCAAGTCAGAATGGGGTTGATAAACTAAATCTCAATAATCAGATCTAATGACGAAGGAGCATTCGTTGACCACCTACCGGAACGCCCATGCACAAGGCATCCCAAGGACTAGGACTTATCCTCGGTCGACCCACACCAAGTAACACAAAGCTCTTTGAGAGCTGTTCATAAAACTCCATCACACCCAGCCTCCCCAGATTTTTCAAGCCTATATCCGCTACAGCTTTAGCCGTGACCGggtcatcatccttcaacccAGCTACGATCTGGATACCAAACTCGTCCTGCAGCCCCATCAGGGCTGGAAGCGTCCAAGAGAAGGCGGGAGTATCGTCTAGATAGTGCATTTGTTTAGCGAGGAGGTAGGCTTGTGGAGGAACCGAACGGTGGGAAGGGGCCAGGTAAGGAAGGCGATGGCAGGTAGGTTCGATGGAGTAGGATAGGAAGTGGTTTGCGTTTCGgggggatggggaaaggGTGAACTGTGAGCCCAGTGGGGTTCCAGGGCTGCTCAAGACTGTTAGCTCTTTAGAATGGAATTGATTGTTAAAAGACAATTTGCTAACTCGTCCCAGTACCAAAATGCAAGTAGACGCCAAGCCTCAATACCCTCGAGATTCTCTTCCGTTTTCAAACAATTTTGGTCCGTCAACTTCCAACACGTATCGATCTGTTCAGGATCAGCCAACACCATCCTCACATTCCACCTATGTTTATGCCACAACTCTACCGTCTTCCTCATATCTGGGTTCCACCACCCCAAAGAACTGAATACGTAAGAATAGTTGTATGCGTTAAGCGTGGAGATAATAGATTGCGCATAAATTGTTTCGCCAGTGACGGAAGCACCAGAAAATGCTTCAGCAAAGAaaagtgaagagagaatgatgaCAGTTGTTTCGTTCGTGCCGCACCCTTGAGCGACAAGCTCagactcttcctcatcgctAAGACGTTCATAGGGCTCTAACGGTAGAGAGGTATTTCGTAATAAACCGAGGGAGGTGCATCGTTCAAGCCGAGCAGCAACTTGATCATTGTGTGTCCATACATCACCGGTCTGAAAGTATAGGTTATCAGTCACTTTGAGAGCTATGGTTTCATAAGATGAGGggcgaaggaagagagcgTAGAGTATACCAAAAAGGGAGCAGGTGCCGAGAAGACAGAGAAGTAGTAACGGTCGGGCGCGAAGATGCCAACGGCGGCGCACTGGCAGTTTGTGTTGCTGAGACTCGACAACGTCTGCGACAGTGGGTGAAGTAGCAAGTGGCTGATAATTGGTCATTATATGTGGTGTATTGCACTATATTGGTTGTAAATGGTGAAAATTGAGACGACAATCCCCCTTGTCACGGAGTTGTCAAGTTCATACACTCGCATATCACATAAAGACACTCAATCAGCGATACAGCTGATGTAATTGCACTGGTCATCTGGCCGGCAAAGCAGCAATGTCAGGCGTCGTACGTGTGGTAATCCGTACGATTTATCCTCGGTCGGGAGAGTAGAGTGGTATCTCAGCTGGGAAGGGTATATTACCACACCAAGGACAATGTAATGAGGGATCGATCGAACGCGTGCCAAGATCCGCAGAAAAAGCGATCTGCAAATCAAATCAAAAAAGCATATGTCCAAAGGGACCCCTTCTGCCCTGATGGTCCTGGATTTCTAAATTTCTAATCCACCTTAATTAAtatcttctcatcatttGTAATGCCGATTTATTGTTATTAGTAATTACAAAACGCACAAGCTATAGCACTTGTCCGAAAAAACCCCCCCTCGGTTGATGGAAAATAAACAGTGTAATAAACTCTACGGCGAACCCCGCGTTATTCGGTTCTCGAACCTTACATGTTGCACAGTAGTTCTCGCCAGCATCCCGCCGGCTGCGTTCCTACGTCCACAGCAGTGTTCTCCAGCAACTTTATATCTCAACTGcttttttccattcttttcaCCCATCTCATACCCAACAGTCTGCAAAGCATACACGATGGAGTACATCGGTAAAGCCACAGAGGTCGTCAAACACTTCAGAGTACGTCTGTCTCATTGCTCGTCCGCCGCGCAGCAGCTCCGCCTCGGTGCCAGTCGCTTTGATTGATTCAGGAGTCTTGCTGATGAGTACTGATCCAACTCGCAGGAGACCAAGTTGTCTACTCTGAAGTCCCCTCAAGAATTTGTATGTGCCTGCTGATTATTTATTTGCAGAGTTACTGATCTGAATTTGCGTACAGTTTGATCACAGACAGCTCTCCCGGCCCAAAAATATGAACGAGGCAACATCTGTACGTAATTGTGTCCTGACCATTACCGATCTCATGAAGCAGGATGGGGTACTAATACTTCTGGAATGACATAGCGTGTGACCTACAATACCCGCCACTACTCTGGTAACTacctcatcgtcatcgctGTTCTTGCAGTCTACGCCCTGTATGTCCTGTTTTCTCACCTACTTCTCATCGTCTCAACCCCTAACAACATCTACAGTATAACAAacccccttctcctcatcgccCTTGCCTTCTTAGCTGGAGGCTTTGCAGCCATCAACAAATTCGCCCCGGAACCTATGCAAGTCGGCGACCACATCATCACCCAAAAATCCCTGTACACTGCGCTCTTTGTGATCGGTTTCCCGCTCCTGTGGATCGCTTCACCTGTTTCAACGTTTTTCTGGTTGGTCGGTTCTTCGGCCATATTGATCTTGGGCCATGCAGTGTTGATGGAGCCTGGAGTTGAGAGCGAGTATGCGGGCATTGAGCAGGTTTAGGTGTTAAGGTCTTAAAAGATGGGT
Coding sequences within:
- a CDS encoding tubulin beta codes for the protein MGREIINSAKVSVVCVDEERCANCFRKAGNQIGTAFWENILQEHGLDKSGKAISDDPHILDKVDVYFTEASNKKYVPRSIQVDLEPGVVDLVRSGPLANLFRPDTFVHGESGAGNNWAKGYYTEGAELVDPVLDVLRQQAENSDSLQGFQVLHSLGGGTGSGLGALLLDKIREEYPDRMLATFSIFPSPKVSETVVEPYNAVLSTHILVDNSDITCCIDNEALYNICVSDLKIQSPEYKDLNSLIAKVMAGFTTTLRFPGVLNSDLRKLAVNMVPFPRLHFFTAGYAPLVANASKSYTASNVHELTAAIFQKRSLLAAIDPLFGKYLTVSVAYRGKLSMRDIENAVWDFHNKNSEHFVPWIPNSSLTTLCTVPPLGQTAAATLVANTTAISEVFKRSHTQFRSLFRRRAFTHWYTGEGMDEQEFTEAEANLSDLCTEYDQYASADLEEEEYELEGEGEGEGEGEGEQVVEEGEYYEE